In Dysidea avara chromosome 3, odDysAvar1.4, whole genome shotgun sequence, a single window of DNA contains:
- the LOC136251708 gene encoding fibrinogen-like protein A: MATTTTTAGILLILALTCAEMIMTAPTNNITDDKMIESCCDLQLDPTKPSGVYFINNYFQNGSLEVAAYCSEGGWLVAQRRQDGSVDFNRTWSEYENGFGSLGGEFWLGLKALHLLTATSDYEMMIDVESRDGEIMSFHYKTFKVGSAEDMYKLHVGQYQGIGTDPMAYENGMGFTTKDVDNDGIKYYNCAQHGSQHPAGGWWYNRCWHINPNLVIPGSSHGLYYDRKWYEMTFVELKVKLLDCISH, encoded by the coding sequence ATGGCTACTACAACTACTACTGCAGGAATTCTACTGATATTAGCTCTGACTTGTGCAGAAATGATAATGACTGCACCAACTAACAACATCACAGATGATAAGATGATAGAAAGCTGCTGTGATTTGCAACTTGATCCAACTAAACCATCCGGAGTATACTTCATTAACAACTACTTTCAAAATGGTAGCTTGGAGGTTGCAGCTTATTGCAGTGAAGGAGGATGGCTGGTTGCGCAAAGGAGACAAGATGGATCTGTTGATTTTAACAGAACGTGGTCCGAATATGAAAACGGTTTCGGCAGTCTCGGTGGTGAATTTTGGTTGGGACTAAAGGCTCTTCATCTTCTCACCGCAACAAGCGATTATGAAATGATGATTGATGTAGAATCACGTGACGGAGAGATAATGTCTTTTCACTACAAAACATTCAAAGTTGGTTCAGCTGAAGACATGTACAAACTACATGTTGGACAATACCAAGGTATCGGCACTGACCCCATGGCTTATGAAAATGGGATGGGATTCACCACCAAGGATGTTGACAATGATGGGATAAAGTACTACAACTGTGCCCAACATGGCTCCCAACACCCAGCCGGAGGATGGTGGTACAACAGGTGTTGGCATATTAATCCCAACCTGGTGATACCTGGTAGCTCACATGGTCTCTACTATGACAGGAAATGGTACGAGATGACATTTGTGGAACTGAAAGTTAAACTACTTGACTGCATTTCCCACTAA